The following proteins are encoded in a genomic region of Xanthomonas citri pv. mangiferaeindicae:
- a CDS encoding histidinol-phosphate transaminase has protein sequence MSTVLDLVRDDLRAFAGYASARTQALEGEVWLNANEAPWANPGDADGQCRRYPAPQPPALQARLAALYGVDASRLLIGRGSDEAIDLLVRALCVPGRDAVLATPPVFGMYAVSARLQGAPFVEVPLRDGAEGFVLDVDAVRETALARGARLVFLCSPSNPTGGLVPLADVAALATALDGRAVVVVDEAYVEFADAPSATTRLDAHANLVVLRTLSKAHGLAAARIGVAIGDPALIAVLRRCQAPYPVPTPCAELALAGLADAALAQTRARVAQTIAERDALAAALAATPGVRRVYPSAGNFLLVRFADASRAFAALLAAGIVVRDQRAAPGLDDALRITVGTPAQNARVVQALQALEVAA, from the coding sequence ATGAGCACGGTGCTCGATCTGGTGCGCGACGACCTGCGCGCCTTCGCAGGTTACGCCTCGGCGCGGACCCAGGCGCTCGAGGGCGAGGTCTGGCTCAATGCCAACGAGGCGCCGTGGGCCAATCCCGGCGATGCCGACGGCCAGTGCCGCCGCTATCCGGCACCGCAACCGCCGGCGCTGCAGGCAAGACTCGCCGCGCTGTACGGCGTGGACGCGTCGCGGCTGCTGATCGGCCGCGGCAGCGACGAGGCGATCGACCTGCTGGTGCGTGCGTTGTGCGTGCCCGGGCGCGATGCGGTGCTCGCCACGCCGCCGGTGTTCGGCATGTACGCGGTCAGCGCCCGGTTGCAGGGCGCGCCGTTCGTCGAGGTGCCGTTGCGCGATGGCGCCGAGGGCTTCGTGCTCGATGTCGACGCGGTGCGCGAGACCGCGCTCGCGCGTGGGGCGCGCTTGGTGTTCCTGTGCTCGCCGTCGAACCCGACCGGCGGCCTGGTGCCGCTGGCCGATGTCGCGGCGCTGGCCACTGCGCTCGACGGACGCGCGGTCGTCGTCGTCGACGAGGCCTACGTGGAGTTCGCCGACGCGCCGTCGGCGACCACGAGGCTCGACGCCCACGCCAACCTGGTGGTGCTGCGGACATTATCGAAGGCGCATGGCCTGGCCGCGGCGCGGATCGGCGTGGCGATCGGCGACCCGGCGTTGATCGCGGTGCTGCGGCGCTGCCAGGCGCCGTATCCGGTGCCCACGCCCTGCGCCGAGCTGGCGCTGGCCGGGCTCGCCGATGCGGCGCTCGCGCAGACCCGCGCGCGCGTGGCACAGACAATCGCCGAGCGCGATGCCCTGGCCGCCGCGCTGGCCGCGACGCCGGGCGTGCGCCGGGTGTATCCGTCGGCCGGCAACTTCCTGCTGGTGCGCTTCGCCGATGCGTCGCGCGCGTTCGCGGCGCTGCTGGCCGCCGGCATCGTCGTGCGCGACCAGCGCGCCGCGCCCGGCCTCGACGACGCGCTGCGCATCACAGTCGGCACACCGGCGCAGAACGCGCGTGTGGTGCAGGCGCTGCAAGCGCTGGAGGTGGCAGCATGA
- a CDS encoding histidinol dehydrogenase — protein sequence MNATDAFSLDGAIPAIVDWAATDAAAQAELLRRPTQTVAAQTRAAVADVLDEVRTRGDAALRALTERFDRVALDDFEVGADEFAAAEAEVSPRLREAMANAAARIERFHAAGRVAGYAVQTADGVECARIVRPIPRVGLYVPAGTAPLPSTALMLGVPARLAGCREVVLCTPPRPDGSADPAVLVAARLTGVHRVFKLGGAQAIAAMAFGTTSVPACDKLFGPGNAFVTEAKQQAAQSGTVAIDMPAGPSEVLVIADAGADAAFIAADLLSQAEHGPDSQVLLLCDDEALLRRVRVELAAQLEALPRADIARRALARSRLLQVPTLDVAFDISNRYAPEHLILALRAPRDWLDRVEVAGSVFLGDWTPEALGDYCSGTNHVLPTGGAARAWSGVGVSSFQTLVSVQSADAAGIRAIGPDAVTLARAEGLDAHANAVALRLARAGA from the coding sequence ATGAACGCAACCGATGCTTTCTCGCTGGACGGCGCGATCCCGGCGATCGTCGACTGGGCGGCCACGGACGCCGCGGCCCAGGCCGAACTGCTGCGTCGCCCCACGCAGACCGTCGCGGCGCAGACGCGGGCGGCTGTCGCCGACGTGCTCGACGAGGTGCGGACACGTGGCGACGCCGCACTGCGCGCTTTGACCGAGCGCTTCGACCGCGTCGCGCTGGACGATTTCGAGGTCGGGGCCGACGAATTCGCCGCGGCCGAGGCAGAGGTCTCGCCCCGCCTGCGCGAGGCGATGGCCAACGCCGCCGCACGAATCGAACGCTTCCATGCCGCGGGCAGGGTCGCCGGCTATGCGGTCCAGACCGCCGATGGCGTGGAGTGCGCGCGGATCGTGCGGCCGATTCCGCGGGTGGGGCTGTATGTGCCGGCGGGCACCGCGCCGCTGCCATCGACCGCGTTGATGCTCGGCGTGCCGGCGCGCCTGGCCGGCTGCCGCGAGGTCGTTTTGTGCACGCCGCCGCGTCCCGACGGCAGCGCCGATCCGGCGGTGCTGGTCGCCGCTCGGCTGACCGGCGTGCACCGGGTGTTCAAGCTCGGCGGCGCGCAGGCGATCGCCGCGATGGCCTTCGGCACGACCTCGGTGCCGGCCTGCGACAAGCTGTTCGGGCCGGGCAATGCGTTCGTCACCGAAGCCAAGCAACAGGCGGCGCAGTCGGGCACGGTTGCAATCGACATGCCGGCCGGCCCGTCGGAGGTGCTGGTGATCGCCGATGCGGGCGCCGACGCGGCGTTCATTGCCGCCGACCTGCTGTCGCAGGCCGAACACGGACCCGACTCGCAGGTGCTGCTGCTGTGCGACGACGAGGCGCTGCTGCGTCGCGTGCGCGTCGAGCTGGCGGCCCAACTGGAAGCACTGCCGCGCGCCGACATCGCGCGCCGGGCGCTGGCGCGCTCGCGGTTGCTGCAGGTGCCGACGCTGGACGTCGCATTCGACATCAGCAACCGCTATGCGCCCGAGCACCTGATCCTGGCGCTGCGCGCGCCGCGCGACTGGCTCGACCGGGTCGAGGTCGCCGGCTCGGTGTTCCTCGGCGACTGGACGCCCGAAGCGCTGGGCGATTACTGCAGCGGCACCAACCACGTGCTGCCGACCGGCGGCGCCGCCCGCGCCTGGAGCGGCGTTGGCGTGTCGAGCTTCCAGACCCTGGTCAGCGTGCAATCGGCCGACGCCGCGGGCATTCGTGCGATCGGGCCCGACGCGGTGACGCTGGCGCGTGCCGAGGGCCTGGACGCGCATGCCAATGCGGTCGCGTTGCGGCTGGCGAGGGCGGGCGCATGA